A stretch of DNA from Desulfosarcina ovata subsp. ovata:
CCTGAACATGTTGCGATTCCGGTTTGGAAAAGAAATAAAAGGCCGCTTTCTGCCGCACATAATAGACCGGTGCCGCCCAGGCCCGGTTGTTTGCTGACGTTGCCAGGGTCATCGTGGACTGCTGGTCAATCAATTCAAGCGCGGCGGTCTTGTGTCTCGACATGGGCGCGTCCAATGGTTTGCTCATCTCTGGTCTCCATAGCTTCGGTGTCAATGATCAGCGTCATCTCCGCCTTTGGATTTGAGCAGGGCTTCCAGGGCGGCAAAGGGTTTATGGGAAAAATCCGAATCCGCCGATTTTTCTTTTGATGGGGAATGATTGTCGTAGGACTCGGCCACTTCCAGGCGGCCATGCTCGTTATCATGGCAATAGATGCATAAAAGTTCCCAGTTGCTGCCATCGGGCGGATTGTTGTCGTGGTTATGATCCCGGTGGTGGACGGTCAGCTCCCGCAGTTGCTTGCCACTGAATTCCCGACCACAGCGACCACAGACATGCGGATACATCTTGAGCGCTTTTTCGCGGTAGGTTTTTTCCCGATCCTGCATATGGCGACGGGCATCGGCCACGACCTGGGAAAGTCGATTCGAATCGTTGGTTTTGTTTTTCGGCATCTTTCTGACTCCATGGAATTTGAACGTTGATGGATGGCACCATTTGAAAATTTCCCACCTCGGCGTTTACTGTTCATACCATCCCCACCGCCCCTGAACAAGCCGTCTCTCGATGCTGCGAGCATCGGTGTCAACGCCCCACAACATGCGCTGCTCAATGAATTTATAGTGGCTTCGGCATGGAGCAGTCTCGACGGCTATGCCCGGCAGGCGCGTCAGGGCCTGTGTTCAGTTTCGTTGATGGGCGGGCCGGAAAAAACGGTGTACAAAAAAAGCGGGACGCACCCAAGTGCATCCCGCTTTGTGGTTTTTCTTGTAAAGTCGGCAGTGACTGGCGATTAGTCGCCGGTAGCGGCCTTGTGGGTCTTGATTTCAACCTTTTCGGTAAGACCTTCGTAGTACTCGCGCAGGATGGCGACAACTTCATCACGACCAAAGTGATCGGGCAGATCGCCGCCCTCGGACAGCATCTTGCGCAGCATGGTGCCGGAGAGCAGCACGCGGTCTTCCTTGGCGTGGGGGCAGGTTCTCAGGGAAGCCATGCCGTCACACTTGTAGCAGTAGAAGGTCCAGTCGATCTTCAGCGGCGTACAAAGCAGGCCTTTTCCACCCTCGGGGGTCGGAATCTTGTCGAAGATGGTCTGTGCTTCGAACATGCCATAGAAGTCACCCACGCCGGCATGGTCACGGCCGATGATCATTTTGGAGCAGCCATAGTTCTGGCGGAAAGCGGCGTGCAGGAGGCCTTCACGGGGACCGGCATAGCGCATATCCAGAGGATAGCCGCCCTGAATAACGTTCTGCTCGACAAAGTAGTTTTTCACCAGGGCGTCGATGCATTTTACGCGGACTTCGGCCGGAATGTCACCCGGTTTCAGGTTGCCGACCAGGGAGTGGATGTAAACGCCGTCGCACACTTCCACGGCGATCTTGCACAGGTACTCATGGGAGCGATGCATGGGGTTGCGCAACTGCAGGGCGGCCACTTCACTCCAACCACGATCCTCGAACAGCTTGCGGGATTCGGACGGACGATGGTAGACACCGGCGTATTTGGTCGGGTATTCGCCTTCGCTGAGGACCTTGACCGGGCCGGCCAGGTTGATCGGTTTCTGGCTCATGACCATCTGGACGCCGGGATGATCTTCCTTGGCGATTTTCCAGAATTCCTCGGCCGTCGGGGTGCCTTCGCCCATGAAGACTTTTTCGCATTCCCAGGTCTTGTCGGCATCGGTCATCTCGAATTTTTCGGTGACTGTCATGGTGGCCATGATCTCTTTGCTTTCGGGATCGACCAGGGCGATTTCGTCACCATCGGCGATGCCGTCAGCATCTTCCTTGGTTACGTCGAGGCACACCGGCACGGGCCAGAAGGTACCGTCGGCCATCAGGAAGTTTTCGCAAACGCCTTTCCAGTCCGCTTTGGTCATGAAGCCGGTGATGGGGCTGAAACCGCCGATACCGATCATGATCAGGTCGCCTTTGACCCGCGGGGAGATCTCGACCTGCTTCAGGCCGGCAGCCTTCTTCAGTTCGGCTTCCCTTTCGGCGCCTTCGAGCAGACAGATGGTCAGACCTTTGCCTCCATGGGGGGGGATGAGTGTGGACATGTGTTCTCTCTCCTTTCAATTTTTAGATTTTCACAATCTGTAAGCACAGATGAATAGCCGGGAAGGAATGAAAATATCAAGTAGATGTAACTATTCGGGAACGGTATATTTGT
This window harbors:
- the sat gene encoding sulfate adenylyltransferase; protein product: MSTLIPPHGGKGLTICLLEGAEREAELKKAAGLKQVEISPRVKGDLIMIGIGGFSPITGFMTKADWKGVCENFLMADGTFWPVPVCLDVTKEDADGIADGDEIALVDPESKEIMATMTVTEKFEMTDADKTWECEKVFMGEGTPTAEEFWKIAKEDHPGVQMVMSQKPINLAGPVKVLSEGEYPTKYAGVYHRPSESRKLFEDRGWSEVAALQLRNPMHRSHEYLCKIAVEVCDGVYIHSLVGNLKPGDIPAEVRVKCIDALVKNYFVEQNVIQGGYPLDMRYAGPREGLLHAAFRQNYGCSKMIIGRDHAGVGDFYGMFEAQTIFDKIPTPEGGKGLLCTPLKIDWTFYCYKCDGMASLRTCPHAKEDRVLLSGTMLRKMLSEGGDLPDHFGRDEVVAILREYYEGLTEKVEIKTHKAATGD